A window of Garra rufa chromosome 11, GarRuf1.0, whole genome shotgun sequence genomic DNA:
aaaaattaacaaatagttatcaccttactttcttagttgattgattgcatttataattgcaaacattttttgtattacaagttttctaaaacgttagattttaatatgcaaatgaggcattgtttaatgaaatatgcactattttgcatacatttcttgtacaaaaaatattatattttgtttattttgtcgCTCCATAATTctgaaaatacttagaacagacagaaaacgatATATTGACGTTACAGCGAATACCGGAcaaatactcccacatactcccccctaaacgtccaaccaatatttatatcagttaTGGATCTGATACCCAGATACATGTCCTTGCATGATGCTTGAAATTTccatcaaatgtgaccctggaccacaaaaccagtcttaagtcgctggggtatatttgtagcaatagccaaaaatacattgcatgggtcaaaatttttgatttttcttttatgccaaaaatcattaagaaattaagtaaagttcatgttccatgaagattttttgtaaaattcctactgtaaacatatcaaaatgtaatttttgatttgtaatatgcattgttaagaacctaatttggacaactttaaaggtgattttctcagtcttttagatttttttgcatcctcagatttctgatttcaaatagatgtatctcagtcaaatattgtcctatcctaacaaaccatacatcaatagaaagcttatttattgagctttcatatgatgtataaatctcagttttgtcaaatttaaccttatgactggttttgtggtccagggtcacaaatcacaAAGCTCTTTCTAGAATGCTCTTAGTTCTATAGTTCCTTGCAAAATTATTGAAAGTGCTGTAGTTTTCCAGTGGTTGAATGGCTTGTTGTattagatagataggtagattgacagataggtaggtagatagatagatatatagatagatagatactttaTTGATCTCCAAAGGGAAATTCATCCAACTATTCATAGTTCCTTTCTCCAAATGTATACAAATATACATTTGTGGGCCAGTGGGCCGGTGCGGTCAGAATTTTCCCGGTGGATTTTAGtgccccactccgcccctggtcaGGAtttagacaagaataaaaatgtaaagtttggtgtgtgtaagtgctactgaagtggagatttatggctcagtgtaggaggaaaaaaccccttattttttagaaaacagcctttaaaaatatgtattgtaattgaaaataaataaagtgctataaaagaaaaaaattctttccactagtctgaaaaacactttatgaaaaaccaataATCCTAAAAtatcaaacttgacaggtgcatgaaaaaccagtgtctccccttaagggTTCATATGTACTTTTACATTTCaaagtatttctttattttttaaatttatttaagaaGCTGTAAGTGcagcttatatgtgaccctggaccacaaaaccagtcttaagtcgctggggtatatttgtagcaatagccaaaaatacatggtatgggtcaaaattattgatttttcttttatgtcaaaaatcattaggaaattaagtaaagatcatgttccatgaagattttttgtaaaattcctactgtaaacatatcaaaatgtaatttttgattagtaatatgcattgttaagaacttaatttggacaactttaaaggtgattttctcagtattttgatttatttgcaccctcagattccagattttcaaatagatgtatctcagccaaatattgtcctatcctaacaaactatacatcaatagaacgcttatttattgagctttcatatgatgtatacatctcagttttgtaaaatttaaccttatgacttgttttgtggtccaaggtcacataatATGCTTGTGCATAttgtaaatgcattaaaatgtattaaatgttctAAAGTGGAACTTTTAATTTTCCTTACTGAACTAGAATCTATGTATGTATTTTCCAGGCACAATACAGATTCAGGAGAGGCAGAGGATCGTGGAAAAGAGTCGCGTGAATGAGCTGGAAGCGCCGTGTAAGAGAGAGCTGGACGTTGTAAATAAGGTCCGTCTGTCACAATCCACTCACTGAGCTTTACTATGGATAGAAACGCTTGCTTACTTGCATTCAAACACTCATTTTATGCCTGAGAAGGAGACAATGAGCATGCAATTCAGGTTTTCTGGAAATAGCTCTCAGTGTTTTCTGGTTTTTCCTGTTGTTCTTATTGGTGAACTTTGTTTCAGCTTTCATTGCCCTGCTAATAATTTCCTATCAGATTCATCTTTAGATGCTGAGATTAAATGTCCTTTATCTTACTTTTGCTTCCACTAATTACTTTATTCTTCCactaatatatttaattactttTGCTGTATTGTTGTTATTgggcttttttaatttttttatttacaatccCTGGCTCAGTTTTTAACGCATGTCTATAATGTATtattaaccttttttttaaattataactaGTTTTATGTAGCTGTAGACAAGTATTATATATGATTTTTTGAtgatgaaattaatacttttatacaccaaggatgcattaaatttatcaaaagtgacagtaatgacatttataatgttacaaaagattttcatttcaaatttacctcaaaaataataaaatgaagcagcacaactgttttcaacatagatgttacaagcagcatattagaatgatttctgaaggatcgtgtgagacagtaatgatgcttaaaattcagctttgatcacagaaataaattacattttaacggataatcacatagaaaactgctattttacattacaataatattaaattttttttcactgtatttttgattgaataaatgcagccttggtgatcagaagagacttctttcaaaaacataaaaaatccaaAATAATAGTTTTTCATGGGCGTCATTCTCATGTCAGTCTCCATGCGTTTAGGAAGTGGTTGAGAATCTCAGGGAAGACCTAGAGGAAAAGCAAGACATGGTGATGTCCCTCATGAACGTCATGGATAAGATAAATAAAGAAAACCAGCATCTCAGAGTCAAACAGGAAGAGTTACAGGTAACCTGAAAGCATTATTGTTTCTCTCAAAAACctcttttttgggggggaaactAAAAACAAAGTATAGCTGCAACAAAATTCACCAATTTTTACTGGTTGTCAGTGTTATTCTATTATTCTGAGATACTATtgtagtttttgttttaaatattaatatttatatatatttaatatttagaattgttgcatattatatttttattttaatgttaaagtttttgtgttgtttaaacattttatgttattattttcattcatttgtgtttttgttttagttattttagtacattgttaaactaaatgaaaatgacaaatgtGAAATCagtgttattatagttaactaaaaccataaaaatctttttttgttatttaaaataaattaaacattaactaaaaataaatatcacTTCAACTGATTCTACAATAACTAAAGCTAACAAATAAATAACTATATATAActagacatttaaaaacaatacaaatgacaaataaaaaagctaaaaaataaaaaaggttgtaTATGCAATTTAcaactttatttttgtgtttttaatgttttaatttttaaaatttttgttaaatttaaaaaaaaatatttttatgaattcttttttaaatgttgatagttttaataaattatttttattttagttattgtaCAAgaagtaaaactaaataaaaataagaaaaaaataatataaaagatctactttaatttttttcctcattttagtttagtttaacttgttctacaaaaactaaaactaaaaaataaataattaaaacagaaaaaacaattaataaaaatgatttttttttgtattttttaattttcattagaaTTTTTGttcgttttagtaattttgttgtgtgattttttttgtcatttttaataattgtttttaaaatgtctatatagtttgtagttgttttttttataaatgttgtttataactagttttatttaagtttaagtttttaatttctaatgttttgtttattttttagttttagttatagaacaagttaaactaaatgaaaatgagaatacatttgtttttaatataaaacataaattttttaaatatttattttacttcatgtttattttattgcaattaacaaatagtttttttattgttttagttttaacaTATAGTTTAACAAAAtactaaattaactaaaactaaaactgaactaaaaatgaattaaaataggaacttttttgttttattgcttTTGTTATCTATTATGAATTTAGTTTTATGTggtttattttcttattttatttgatGGTTGTAGTCAACTTAACCCTGCTGATTGTACTTTTAACACAAAACCAGATGccaacttaaaaatgcaacacctagttattttaattttacacaaaCAGTATGTTATGCTGCTTTATTGTGTTTTTTCATGATATTCTTTTAGATATCTACATAAATCAACTAATTTATTGGCACATTAACTTCCTGTCTAAAAACACAGGCCCAAAGACAAGATTTATACCTGCAACTGACGCAAACCAAAACCGAAATGGAGTCTCGTCAGAGCGACCTGACCACAGAGAACCAGCACCTTAAAGTCACTCTGGAGCGAGAAGAAGCGTCTCTGTCGGCCCTGCAGGAGGAGCTGAGGTACCTGCGTGGACAGATTCGAGAGCTGGAGGAGAGAGGAGCCGGAGCCGACTCCATCCAGTCCGAAAACCAGCGACTGAAGGGCCACTTACAAGAGGAGAAGCAAAAACTGCGCAGCTTCATGAGCCAAAGAGAAGCTCTGAAGGCCGAAGCCCAGGTGCTGAGGAAAGACCTCGATAAGGAGCGCAAGGTGACCCACAAGCTGAAGGAGGAACTGGAGGACATTAGAAAAGAGGGCAAGACGGATCCCGAGACCGAAGAACTCCAGTCGCGACTTCAGGAACTCGAGAACAAGTTGAAATTCGAGCAGCAGCGCTCCGATCTTTGGGAACGATTGTACGTGGAATCGAAGGAGGAAAGATCGAAAGGCGACCGAGACGTGAAAACCAAGATTCCCAAAGATGGGATGCTGGGAAAAGTGAAGGAAACGTTTGACGCTGTGAAGAACTCAACTAAAGAGTTTGTGCACCATCACAAAGAGCAGATTAAAAAAGCCAAAGAGGCGGTTAAGGAAAACCTGCGCAAGTTTTCCGACTCGGTTAAATCGACATTCAGGCATTTTAAAGACTCGGCCACGAATGTCTTCAACCATCAGAAGAGGTTTCACGACAAAACAGAGCATCACACGTTTCAGCAGGAGCAAGGAAACAAGCGTGGCGAAGACTGGCAGCCGCAGAAACCTCTTCACCGGCATCCTCGCAAATCAACCGCCGATCCCTTTCACACCGATCGCAATACGCGCAAACCCGGCGCTCACAAAGAAACGGGCCACAAAACGCCCCCCAAAGGATGCTCAGGGGTGTTTGATTGCGCCTATCAGGAGTCTATGAGTTTGTTCAATAAGGCGATGGATCCTGTTCGAGCTGATGAGTTTAATGAGCTCCTGCGGAGCTATTTGCAGAAAGAAGTGGGACATTTTCACCACTGGAGGGAGCTGGAGAGCTTTATCGATAATTACTTCCATAACGGCGTCTTCATTCACGACCAGATGCTGTTTACGGACTTTGTCAGCGGGGTCGAGGATTACCTCGAGGAAATAGACGAATATCACAGCCTCAGCGACGACGTGTTTGAGGATCTGGACGACTACATCTATCGACACATATTTGGAGATACGTATTTAAAAAACTTTGGGCCGAGGTAAGACGTTTTAACACGAGAAACTCATTTTGAGGCTGTTTTATTTCCATAATTAATGCACGATTTCTGCTTATTTTATTAACGTGTTTCTAGTGTTTTTACAACACATTTATATGGAAAATCTTTATAATTAATTATCAACACTTAATTAACTGTAGTTTGCCAAATGTAGGTACTCTTAAAATGTTGTAACTGTCCATTTGGGAGcagtttaattttagtatttttatataatattatagtaatgaATAATGTTTCACCTTAATAAATATTATGTATAATAATTTTCacccatttattaatattttaaaatattttttattctgatgtgcatttttttagttatttttagttttagaaatgttgttgtgcatttgttatttttaaaagttttatttaccttttcttatatttttataaatgtatattaatttgttacatttttgtaatttgtaaacctattttatttaattcacttGCCAATGCTAAATTTCAATTTTCATTCTTctcatttgttttcatttgtgtttgtaaatattttttttcatttatcacttatgtttttttatttagctttattagcttatatatatatatatatatatatatatatatatatatatataaactattttatttaatttactcgccaattaaaaatgtaaaatttttgtttttgtttatatattttatgtgtgtgtgtaaacctattttaatttatttgccgattaaaaaataaaaaattttgtttTAGCTTTTAGATTTgctttttcctaaaaaaaaaaaaatcagttacatattttttcattcttttaatttttttttcatttgtgtttgtaaatgtattgtattttttaattgtattaatttttttgtgcttttgtcattttttaaaatgtgcatttagctttatttattatatatttattaaaaaagctaataaataaatgtatgtatgatatttatatttttgataattaattaatattatatatacaaatttttatatgatttttgataattaacactatatatatatatatatatatatatatatatatatatatatatttataaaatgaaaatTTCACTACTGTAAgaaattaattgtatttttttaaagataatttcTTTACAATTCTGTTCAAAACGACTTAAATCATATAGAGTTATATATGGATATATATTAACATGTAAAAGCTTGTCTGACAACATCAATATTGATAAAATCAATATTAAGTGAGTttctgcttagaacaagcaaaatattctgccagtggggtaagcaaaaaaaaatcttatttcaaacagaaaacaagattatttttcttaccccattggcagattatttgcttgtttcatgcaaaaacacacttaattttgacttgtttttttctgaaaaactcgtctagaaaattcttcttgatgtaagaatttttaaatgaaaacgacaataaaaattaaagtaagaaaagcattttttctaGTGTAGGCTATTATTGGTCAGTAATGTTTCTGAGGAGAATCTCCAGTATAATGGCTGATTTCTTGTTGtctgtaattattttattttatccataacCGCATTGGTCTCTGTGCTTCTCTGTCTGTAGGTCTGAAAAACAGTAGAGTCTGCATGTACACACGCATGAGTCAACCACGCATGAGGCTTTGTGGCAAACCCTAAACAAATGTCCTGTTTGTAAATTTGCAGTCGACCCTTCGAAGGGCCGGGGTCAAAGGGCAAGGCGTGGCGTCACTGCCAGCGGCAGCAGaggaagcagcagcagcagcagcctcgTCCTCGCCCTCACAGAGCCAAGAAATGGAGCCAATCAGGACGCGACCCCAACCGACAGTTCGCAGATGTCAAAATAGAGCTGGGCCCCATGCCCTTCGATCCCAAATATTAGAAGAAACATTTCACGTCTTCTCAATATTGCTCCTGTTCTGTTTGTTTTGTCCTGGAGAAGGTTCGAGAAAGCTTTGGGTTCACCTTTTCTCTGATTTTTGCACAGTCTAAATGTTCTAATGCTGGTTGAATGATTTCTAGTGTTTCTCCTTCTGCACTTTTCAGCAGATTAGAAGTAATTAGAGGTATTTCTGAGGCACGTTTATGTTCCCGCATTCCCTGGAGTTATGCAAAAAATTAACCCGAAAAGCACTTTGTTTTGTTGCATTTGAAATACTTACTAATATTTTGAAACTTGATCAGAACAGAAAtgtgtttagttttgtttaggACCAAAtaacaaatcaaaataaattatattgaaattATTTTCCATCTCCAAGGTTCAGTAGATTTGGAAGAATAATAAAAgcattgtgagtttttttttttgaacgtgCAGATCAGTAGAAGATACaccgcaaaaaatgcttttattacttagattttgtttgtctggtttccagccaaaatatctaataattcttaaatcaagaaggattttctagacgagttttcagaaaaaacaagtcaaaattaagtgcgtttttgcttgttctaagcaaaaacttgcttaattttgacttgttttttctgaaaacaagacaaattttacttgtctagaaaatccttcctgtcctgatttaaaattaagatattttgtatttgtaagtaagagaagcattttttgcagtgcagtagaagatacactgcaaaaaatgcttttcttagattttttttgtctggtttccagccaaaatatctaataattcttaaatcaagaaggattttctaggcgagttcagaaaaaacaagtcaaaattaagtgtgttttcgcttgaaacaagcaaaacaatctgccaatggggtaagaaaaataaccttgttttctgtttaaaataagatatttttgcttaccccagtggcaaattattttgcttgttctaagcaaaaactcgcttaaatttgacttgttttttctgaaaacaagacaataatttttactcgtctttttgatattttgactggaaacaagacaaaaaatcgaagtaagaaaagcattttttgccgtGTATTATTGAAGATTTAGTTTCAATCTGCACTATTTTCCCCTCTTTTTCTTGTCTGTGTGGTTATCGGCTAAATGACATTCCTTGTTTGGAAACGGCTGTAATGTAATTGAACACAAATGCACTTAAACTGCTTGATGTTGCACTTAAACTCTAGAATAAAAGTCTTTCACTGCTTCACTGATGATTGTGCTCCTGCTTTGAAAATGAAAGAGACAGTGTAACAAAACAAAACTCTTTATATACGTTTGCAATCAGTTGTAcatcttggaaaaaaaaaataaaacatcaatTAGTCTTCATTTTCAGATCCTCTCGTGTATATTAATATGTTCCTTCCCACTCGACCTTCAGGAAAGTGAGTGTGGAATATTTCAGCTTGTTTGGCAAATTGGTTTTCCTCCAGGAATGATGCAATCTCCTGAAAGAGAACGAAACAAAGTgagtattaaactttttttttaattgtatacaTTTTGACTGCACTTCATTGTTTTGGATCTTTTACCTTCTCCAGGGGGTCAAACATCACTATATGTGAGGGTAATGTGGACTGAGATGGGAAGGACGTTTGGAGCCAGTGAAGAGGGTTGGAGAAGAACACATCAGCTTCGTCCACATAGTCCTCATTTCCTGTCAGATCTGGTGGACACTCCAGGAAACGTAGTTTGAGAGGACAATGCAGGTGACTGCAACGCACAAATGCAACCAGTCCTTTATTAGTGTTTTAAAGGAGGCACAgttctgttttgctgctcaaaaacatttattaatattattattagggctgggacacgattaatcgcatccaaaataaaagtttatgttaacatactaaatgtgtgtttactgtgtatatttattatgtatatataaatacacacatacatgtaaagcctttaaaaaatacttatatgtgtggatagttatatttgtatttaatttagattatatatagaattataaatattttatttattttaattaaatttttattttcagttttctttaatatacatgtttgtgtgtgtatttatacatacattatatatacacacagtaaatacacatttagtatgttaacataaacttttattttggatgcgattaatcgcgattaatcgtgtcccagccctaattattatgttaaaaacacctgattggaattttttttcaggtttctttaatgaatagaaaaatcagaagaacagcgtttatctgaaagagaaatcttttgtaacattttaaatgtcttcatcatcacttttgatcaatttcaagcACCgtcgctaaataaaagtaaaaaaaatactgaccccatgcttttgaatggtagtgtatgttacaaatgctttttatttcagataaatgctgatgtttggatctttctattcatccaagaatcctgaaaaatgtacccaactgttttaaatattgataataataatgataaaaaatgtttcttgaacagcaa
This region includes:
- the ccpg1 gene encoding cell cycle progression protein 1 isoform X3, yielding MSDSSSDTESSCGWTVISNEGSDIETLGLDTAGECEDGAVSQVLDVPDAKQGEESLGESSLDLTLREEAVAAAALEAEPAREAGGEEHVILCSSSENSDIITLADSREPEIVTWAEPVAKEVEKARSEEFDLGSSSSSQYTFRESETTDWCWSGWGFSRTLWEYGSHLHSSLSLSVFPVDQSVQRDGSNSSSEDEEGEVKASPVVRRRRVRRSTTGSEPGDTQEPHRRQEEVVEEIHPDGRAARQDHGPSSGTLNKCILLALLIAISMGFGHFYGTIQIQERQRIVEKSRVNELEAPCKRELDVVNKAQRQDLYLQLTQTKTEMESRQSDLTTENQHLKVTLEREEASLSALQEELRYLRGQIRELEERGAGADSIQSENQRLKGHLQEEKQKLRSFMSQREALKAEAQVLRKDLDKERKVTHKLKEELEDIRKEGKTDPETEELQSRLQELENKLKFEQQRSDLWERLYVESKEERSKGDRDVKTKIPKDGMLGKVKETFDAVKNSTKEFVHHHKEQIKKAKEAVKENLRKFSDSVKSTFRHFKDSATNVFNHQKRFHDKTEHHTFQQEQGNKRGEDWQPQKPLHRHPRKSTADPFHTDRNTRKPGAHKETGHKTPPKGCSGVFDCAYQESMSLFNKAMDPVRADEFNELLRSYLQKEVGHFHHWRELESFIDNYFHNGVFIHDQMLFTDFVSGVEDYLEEIDEYHSLSDDVFEDLDDYIYRHIFGDTYLKNFGPSRPFEGPGSKGKAWRHCQRQQRKQQQQQPRPRPHRAKKWSQSGRDPNRQFADVKIELGPMPFDPKY
- the ccpg1 gene encoding cell cycle progression protein 1 isoform X4, with product MSDSSSDTESSCGWTVISNEGSDIETLGLDTAGECEDGAVSQVLDVPDAKQGEESLGESSLDLTLREEAVAAAALEAEPAREAGGEEHVILCSSSENSDIITLADSREPEIVTWAEPVAKEVEKARSEEFDLGSSSSSQYTFRESETTDWCWSGWGFSRTLWEYGSHLHSSLSLSVFPVDQSVQRDGSNSSSEDEEGEVKASPVVRRRRVRRSTTGSEPGDTQEPHRRQEEVVEEIHPDGRAARQDHGPSSGTLNKCILLALLIAISMGFGHFYGTIQIQERQRIVEKSRVNELEAPCKRELDVVNKEVVENLREDLEEKQDMVMSLMNVMDKINKENQHLRVKQEELQAQRQDLYLQLTQTKTEMESRQSDLTTENQHLKVTLEREEASLSALQEELRYLRGQIRELEERGAGADSIQSENQRLKGHLQEEKQKLRSFMSQREALKAEAQVLRKDLDKERKVTHKLKEELEDIRKEGKTDPETEELQSRLQELENKLKFEQQRSDLWERLYVESKEERSKGDRDVKTKIPKDGMLGKVKETFDAVKNSTKEFVHHHKEQIKKAKEAVKENLRKFSDSVKSTFRHFKDSATNVFNHQKRFHDKTEHHTFQQEQGNKRGEDWQPQKPLHRHPRKSTADPFHTDRNTRKPGAHKETGHKTPPKGCSGVFDCAYQESMSLFNKAMDPVRADEFNELLRSYLQKEVGHFHHWRELESFIDNYFHNGVFIHDQMLFTDFVSGVEDYLEEIDEYHSLSDDVFEDLDDYIYRHIFGDTYLKNFGPRSEKQ
- the ccpg1 gene encoding cell cycle progression protein 1 isoform X1 codes for the protein MSDSSSDTESSCGWTVISNEGSDIETLGLDTAGECEDGAVSQVLDVPDAKQGEESLGESSLDLTLREEAVAAAALEAEPAREAGGEEHVILCSSSENSDIITLADSREPEIVTWAEPVAKEVEKARSEEFDLGSSSSSQYTFRESETTDWCWSGWGFSRTLWEYGSHLHSSLSLSVFPVDQSVQRDGSNSSSEDEEGEVKASPVVRRRRVRRSTTGSEPGDTQEPHRRQEEVVEEIHPDGRAARQDHGPSSGTLNKCILLALLIAISMGFGHFYGTIQIQERQRIVEKSRVNELEAPCKRELDVVNKEVVENLREDLEEKQDMVMSLMNVMDKINKENQHLRVKQEELQAQRQDLYLQLTQTKTEMESRQSDLTTENQHLKVTLEREEASLSALQEELRYLRGQIRELEERGAGADSIQSENQRLKGHLQEEKQKLRSFMSQREALKAEAQVLRKDLDKERKVTHKLKEELEDIRKEGKTDPETEELQSRLQELENKLKFEQQRSDLWERLYVESKEERSKGDRDVKTKIPKDGMLGKVKETFDAVKNSTKEFVHHHKEQIKKAKEAVKENLRKFSDSVKSTFRHFKDSATNVFNHQKRFHDKTEHHTFQQEQGNKRGEDWQPQKPLHRHPRKSTADPFHTDRNTRKPGAHKETGHKTPPKGCSGVFDCAYQESMSLFNKAMDPVRADEFNELLRSYLQKEVGHFHHWRELESFIDNYFHNGVFIHDQMLFTDFVSGVEDYLEEIDEYHSLSDDVFEDLDDYIYRHIFGDTYLKNFGPSRPFEGPGSKGKAWRHCQRQQRKQQQQQPRPRPHRAKKWSQSGRDPNRQFADVKIELGPMPFDPKY
- the ccpg1 gene encoding cell cycle progression protein 1 isoform X2, which produces MSDSSSDTESSCGWTVISNEGSDIETLGLDTAGECEDGAVSQVLDVPDAKQGEESLGESSLDLTLREEAVAAAALEAEPAREAGGEEHVILCSSSENSDIITLADSREPEIVTWAEPVAKEVEKARSEEFDLGSSSSSQYTFRESETIFPVDQSVQRDGSNSSSEDEEGEVKASPVVRRRRVRRSTTGSEPGDTQEPHRRQEEVVEEIHPDGRAARQDHGPSSGTLNKCILLALLIAISMGFGHFYGTIQIQERQRIVEKSRVNELEAPCKRELDVVNKEVVENLREDLEEKQDMVMSLMNVMDKINKENQHLRVKQEELQAQRQDLYLQLTQTKTEMESRQSDLTTENQHLKVTLEREEASLSALQEELRYLRGQIRELEERGAGADSIQSENQRLKGHLQEEKQKLRSFMSQREALKAEAQVLRKDLDKERKVTHKLKEELEDIRKEGKTDPETEELQSRLQELENKLKFEQQRSDLWERLYVESKEERSKGDRDVKTKIPKDGMLGKVKETFDAVKNSTKEFVHHHKEQIKKAKEAVKENLRKFSDSVKSTFRHFKDSATNVFNHQKRFHDKTEHHTFQQEQGNKRGEDWQPQKPLHRHPRKSTADPFHTDRNTRKPGAHKETGHKTPPKGCSGVFDCAYQESMSLFNKAMDPVRADEFNELLRSYLQKEVGHFHHWRELESFIDNYFHNGVFIHDQMLFTDFVSGVEDYLEEIDEYHSLSDDVFEDLDDYIYRHIFGDTYLKNFGPSRPFEGPGSKGKAWRHCQRQQRKQQQQQPRPRPHRAKKWSQSGRDPNRQFADVKIELGPMPFDPKY